In the Candidatus Saganbacteria bacterium genome, GATATATTAGCTGATGACAAAATATCTTTAGAGAAGGCTGCGGGTATATTAGCTGATGATAAAATGAGTCTTTGCAGGGCTGCGGATATATTAGCTGATTACAAAATGCCTGTTGCCAGGGCTGCGGATATATTAGCTGATGACAAAATATCTTTAGAGAAGGCTGCGGGTATATTAGCGCATGATCTTATTAATCTTTGGAAGGCTGCGGGGATATTGGCTGACGGGAAAATGCCTTTAGATAGGGCCGTGAGAATATTAGCATGTGATCTTATTAATGTTCAGAAAGCTGCGGGTATATTAGGTGGCGGCATAATGCCTATTACCAGGGCCGCGGATATATTAGCCGATGAAAAAATCTCTTTAGATAAGGTTGCAGGCATAATCGGGGAAATGCCGGACGTAAACGCAATTTACATCTTAGCTGAAATGGGAGACGAACTCGTAAGACGAATTATTGAGAAGATAGGAAAATAAAATGCAGACAGCAAGACCTTTTTTTGCGGCGGCGGTAAAAACAAGCAGGGCCGATATTACAACAAGGATAGCTTCAGCAAGACTAACATCCCCAGGTAATTACTGGAGGTCCCGTGCCAGTATCCCTGAAGCGGTCCTCGTGCTCGGCAATGAAAAGACGGATTTAGGAACGGTCGTGCGCATATTCGCCGATTACAAAATGCCTGTCGGCAGGGCTGCGGGAATGCTGGCCGGAATGCACAGGGCTGCTGAAATATTAGCTGACACAGGAATGCCTGCGCTCAGGTCTGCGGAAATATTAAAATGTTTTACTTTTGATGCCGGCACGGCTTCGTGGATATTTGCCGATAAAAAAATGTCTATAAGCAGAGCTGCGGCTATATTGGCTGAAAGGACGATAACTTCAGATAAGGCCGCAGAAATACTTGCTGATGGAAGAATGCCTTTAGATAAAGTTGCGGGAATATTTGCCGATATCAATATGACCGGAAGCCGGGCCGCAATTATTCTGGCAGATGAAAAAATGCCCCCAGTCCGGGTTGCGAGGATATTAGCGCACGATCTTATTGAGCCCAGGAAGGCCGCTGATATATTATCTGAAAATACAATAGGAATAGTAAAAATTGAGGCAATATTTGCCGATGAAAGCCTGCCTTTAGAGAAAGCTGCAGTCATTTTAAATGATGACAGGTTGACTGTAGAGAAAGTCGCTGCGACTTTAAATAACGGCAAAATGCCTCTCAGCAGGGCCGCGGGTATTTTAAATGACGGCAAAATGACCGTTGCCAGAGCGGTTTCAATAGTAGTACATAACAATATGGATGAGAGAAGAATCGAGACAATATTTGCTGATGACAGAATGCTGCCGGACAGGGCCGCTGCAATATTGGCTGATGAAAAAACAACCGCTCATAAGGTCATGAGAATATTAGCCTTTGAAAAAATGCCTGCAAGCAGGGCCGCGGCAATATTAACTGATGACATAATGTTCCCGTGCAGGGCTGCAGCAGTATTTGCCGATGAAAAAATGCCGGCCCGCAGGGTTTTGAATATACTGGCTGATGACAAGGTCTCAGTAAGTAGGGCTGCGGCAATATTGGCTGATGAAAAGATGCTTGCAAGCAGAATCGCGGATATATTTGCGCAAGTAATCAATATCGACTATCAAACTGCCAGCCCGCTCAGGGTCACTTATGACAAAACAATGCCTTTAGAAAAGGCCGCGGCGATAATCGGGGCAATGCAGGACGAAAGAGCCGTCAAAATATTAGCTGAACTGGCAAACGACGTCGTAAAAATGTTCATTGACGAGATGGAAAAAAAGGAAGAGCAAAAATAAAGCAGGTCATAACTCAGCATTAGATGATATCGTAGTATGTTCGCAAGTCATTCCAACTGTTTGAATATTCATAAATCTTCTGTCAAAGAATGTTCCTTTTCCATTGACTAATCAAACCATATCGTTTTATAATGAAACAACAGAAATAAATCATGAACAATAAAGAACAATTTAAGGCCATCAAAAATTTCATCGACCACAACTACCGGCACTTCAACGCAGCGGTCGTGAAAGATGCTTCCGCCGCTTATGTGGAGCACCTGGGCAAAGGCGGAAAAATGTTCCTTGCGATGGCGGGCGCCATGAGCACCGGAGAGATCGGGCTCACGCTTGCGGAGATGATAAGGCAGGACAAAATCCACGCGATATCGACAACAGGCGCGAACCTTGAAGAGGACATATTCAACCTTGTCGCCCATGACTTTTACGAAAGGGTTCCCGGCTACAGGTATTTTACAAAAGACGACGAGGAAGCACTTCTTGCAAGACATATGAACAGGGTGACAGATACATGCATTCCCGAAGAAGAAGCGATGAGAAGGATAGAGAGGATAGTCCAGAAATACTGGTACAAGGCTGAAAAAGAAGGGAAAAGATATTTTCCTTACGAGTACATGTACAGGATCATCAGGGACGGAGTGCTGAAAGAAAGTTACCAGATAGACCCGAAAGATTCCTGGCTGATAGCAGCATGCGAAAAAGATCTCCCGATATTCGTCGGGGGCTGGGAAGATTCAACGATAGGCAACGTCCTTGTCGCAGACCATAAAAGAGGAAATATCAAAGACATGTCTATCGTGAAGACCGGGCTCGAGACCATGAGCTTTTTGATCGACTGGTACAAAAAGACATCTAAAGACCACCCGATAGGCTTTTTCCAGATAGGGGGCGGCATAGCAGGGGATTTCCCGATATGTGTCGTGCCTTTGATCGAGCAGGACCTTTTTGAGAAAGATGTCAGGAAGTGGGGATATTTCTGCCAGATATCCGACAGCACCACGTCTTACGGTTCTTATAGCGGCGCGGTCCCTAATGAAAAGATCACGTGGGGCAAACTGGGAAAAGAAACTCCAAGTTTTGTAATTGAAAGCGACGCGACGATAGTAGCCCCTCTGATGTTCTCGTATATCCTCGGCCAGGAATAGCTTACTTCAGCTTTATACCGTTCCAGTCACCGCCGTCTTTACCGTCCCCGTACCACCAGTGGCCGTTGATGCTGTTCCCGTCGGAAGACAGGGTAAATGTGCATTTTCCGCTGCATTGCGGGGCGGAATAAGTGGGAGCTTCAGACCAGGTGCCTTCCATGGTCTTTCCGTCCGCAGCGAGGTTGGCTTCTATCTTACCGCTATTATATGTATAA is a window encoding:
- a CDS encoding deoxyhypusine synthase family protein produces the protein MNNKEQFKAIKNFIDHNYRHFNAAVVKDASAAYVEHLGKGGKMFLAMAGAMSTGEIGLTLAEMIRQDKIHAISTTGANLEEDIFNLVAHDFYERVPGYRYFTKDDEEALLARHMNRVTDTCIPEEEAMRRIERIVQKYWYKAEKEGKRYFPYEYMYRIIRDGVLKESYQIDPKDSWLIAACEKDLPIFVGGWEDSTIGNVLVADHKRGNIKDMSIVKTGLETMSFLIDWYKKTSKDHPIGFFQIGGGIAGDFPICVVPLIEQDLFEKDVRKWGYFCQISDSTTSYGSYSGAVPNEKITWGKLGKETPSFVIESDATIVAPLMFSYILGQE